A stretch of DNA from Scatophagus argus isolate fScaArg1 chromosome 23, fScaArg1.pri, whole genome shotgun sequence:
AAAACTCCAAGTAAAACAACTGTATTGTTTAGCATTTGAACATGTAGTTCAAATGTACTTATACTTGAAGTTTAAATAAATGGTCTGAAACAAAGTTTCACAGTAAATTTGTTGTATCCTTTGCTCTTGTTCAGGGATCAAGGTAGAGGTGGTAATCATCCAACCCACAAAAGAGGTTTGGCTTCTAAGTTGGCAAATGCCAAATCCTAAAAATGGATGAGCTATGGTGGAAACTGAGCACAGAACATGTTTTGAGAGTGTACTTGATACACCTGCAGATTTCGACGGAGATGGTGATCTTAAGTGGGCATTTAAATTTATTAAAGAACACGTTTTGGTGAGTGAGGCATGAATCGGCTGACAATCCAATGTACCACAAAGTAAAGAACAAcaacgacaaaaaaaaaaacaggttcaTATCGGCCGTTAAACTACATACTGTAAACTTTACAACTTCAGTATTTATGAACTCACTTGATAAACTGTTCAAGTGAAGTAAACAAAAAGCCAGGTGTGAGTGCTGTAATCAGGGATACAGACCACCAGATGTCTGCATGTTGCAGCATCTgatggaacaaaacaaaacacttgctAATCCGTCAGCTCTCCATCGTCCAGTAATCGTGTCAGAGCTCAACTAGAACTCGCtattttaaaaagagaagaaagactCAGTCAGCGGTAAAGATCCTTGCAGCGATATCGTCTAATAACCAGTCCACTCCAGCTAACAGATTCTCTCCTGTCACCGCGCTGCAATCAACGATACACCAGTGGTGGCTTTTGATCTTATCCAGGGCCAGCGCCTGTAGGAAAAATACAGCGAGAACACGCATTTGTGATGTACAATTTCTGAACAAATTCAAATGTGATTTAACGAAGAATTTAAATCCGCAATGGCAGTGtaactgaaattaaaactgtACATTGAGTGTGAATCTCACCTCTCGTATTGCCTCTTTCGACAGGGCTCCAGGTAAGTCCTGTTTGTTGGCAAATACTAGCAGCGTTGCACCAGCTAACCTCTGCATGGGGGAAAGAACACACTCAGCTGTAGATTCTGATTTAACGAAACagtaatgaaacaaaaaacgAAATTTCTTTCCTATTGTGCCTCACAGTCTCTTTGTAGCTGACTCCAAAATGCTACAGATTCAAGGGGAGATTATGCGACAAAGCCAGAGTTTGCAAAAATTTTGGTATGTGCTAAAGTAAAAGATGTTCAATTAATCTCTGAACCTAACGTGCTTCCCCATAActccaatgtgtgtgtgtgtgtgtgtgtacctcctccagcagcagcgcATCGAGCTCCTGCCTGCAGTCCTCCAGCCTGAGCCTGTCTGCACTGTCCACCACCCACACCAGCCCATCTGTGCTCTCAAAGTAGTTCCTCCAATAGGAGCGCAGGGACTTCTGACCCCCGACATCCCAAAGATTCAGCTTAAACCTGGAAAGCGCACAGGAAGAGGATTTGGTATTAAACATTACTACAAGGTGTGTGTACAAGTTGGACATTGACAATAAGAAACCTGTGAAAAACTTTTTGGCCAAAGTGACATTTGTActgaggttttatttatttgactatGGCTGATATTTGAATTTAGAACTTGGTTACTGTAGCTAAGTCAAGTATGACTCATAAGAGTAAGATAAGAGCTTTTATAGATGAAAGCACTGATTATGCTAAATATTATGAGAACTTAAGTGATGTTTCAGAAAAGGTATTGGAGCGACAGACCCTTCTGATTTGTCGATTGCACTGATCCAGTTAGCCATGATACTGAACCAGGATGAacaataccaggaccctgaaactgatGCAACTAAGTGAAATGTATGTCCTGTACTGTTCATTCAGTGCATGACTTAACTTCTTCAAAGAAAATACCCTATTGAGAAAAACTGTCCTTAACATGCgcagtgatggaatgtaaaTCAAGTACAtctactcaagtactgtactgaaGCATAGCCAAAACGtactttattatattatttgcattttatgtaaCTTCATAAACCTACTCAACTACATCTGAGAGGCACaaattgtacttttttactCAAATTAGCATTTTCCTACCTTTCTTGTCCAATGAAAACCATGCCTCTCCAAGTTGGTAATTCTGGATTTGATTTTTATCTGATAACCTGAAGGATCACGTGTTCCTTTGTGTGTGGGAAAATTACCCCACttcttaaattaaataaactttttaaacacCACTTAGAATAGAGAACAACATTGTtataaagctgaaaacaggcctGTTTTGATGACCTTATAGAATACGGTGCAACATTATTGTAGGTTCAACGACACAACAGTATATAGTTTAAATGAGCTCAACCTGAAGcatctgcagcagtaaaatgcagtaaacagactaaagctgcagtaaaaagaaaatatgatcTGAATACTTACTACACAACTGAAAAGGTGTTGTCGCGGGGGAGAATGCCCGCATTTAAGTGTGTACCACCTTCCATACTGTATTTTAATCAATGCCAgcgctgtgtgtgcatgcgttaCCCTCTGTGCTCCAGTGTATTGATGTTGAAGCCCAGTGTCGGGGAGATGGTGCTCACGTCTTCTCCATTAAACTTCTTCAGGATGGTCGTCTTCCCCGCGTTGTCCAGACCTCTTTGCGAACCAGGTTAAAGAAGAAACGCTCTCGACTGGTCACCAGATAGCCCAACTAGCCATCACCGCCTTAGCCAGCAAGCTAACATGATACGGTACAAAACGGGCAAAACAAACGTCACAAGCATACAACCGTCATATATTATGTGACCATACGCGGGCAGAAATTGCTGTTCGCGGCTCTTGTGTTGTTGCCACGGATAAAGTTATGATATCGCTGGTACATGAATGCTACTTCGTTTGCAGCTAAGCTAATAACGGTTACAGACAGGATACAACATCAGCAGTCTCATCTCCCGCTCCTTTTGCTTCATCTTCTTCAAAATCGTCAGAAACCCCATCGCGGCGGTACCCTGCTCAACTGCAGTTTAGATAAATAGGCTACTTTTACTGATTTATAGGTTTGTATGAAAGATATTTTGCGCACATAAGGAGCATTGCAAACTAGGAAGAGGCTGTCATGCTAGTCCCGCCCACGCAGTCACCAATTGGACTGTTTGATGGGGAACAAGCTAATTGGTCATTGCAGACATATGAAGTTGACTGATTGGTCGATGAGGATTTTTAGGTGGGGCCGTGATGTAGAGGCGCGTTTTCGTGCGTTTGGCGCCCCCTTGTGTCTGACATTAGCTACGTTTTCACTTTAGATATTTGTCATTCATTCTGGCTTTCACAGCTTGGTTCCCAAAATATTCTAAAACACATAACGGAGGATAGAATAATAAAGTGAACATCCCGCCGTTGTCATGAAAGAGAAACATGCTGTGCGTTCAACGTGGGAAAAACTGTCCGCCCCATATAATTAGCCTGCATTACATTTTCTATAACAGTGCTAAATCATCCTACAATCCAAAACGTTTccaattttcattaaaaaaataaaacatgctaTTAgaattaataatatataatataccTAGAGTatcacagaataaaattaaactgagaTTAATCTCATGCCTAAATTAGCATTGAAACGATACCTTATCAGTTTATTCATCAATGATATAAGTGTTTATTTTGATCATTGACAGTAAATTacaataatttattatttcaatAATACCTCTATATGTTGGATGTTTTCAAAATCCATCTTTATGTATATATCATATTTGACTAATGAGAAGCTAAGGTCTAATCAAGTTTATCACTGACATCCTCACTATTAACTTAACCAGTCCAACATTTTATAGAATGAACacaactgtgaaatatttaaaaaaaaaatcccttatcaggtgaaataatttattctgATTGTAAAAATCAACACATCTAGTAAACACAAGCTTTGATActtttgtaaaacatttcagtatggGCTGTTTATTGAGAAGAGAGTACACACTCAATgataaaacaatttgttttattttaattattattattcacacaATTGATTTTCTGCtctaaattttgacattttcagttagAATGGCACAGCAAAAGGGcagaagaggggaggaagaagatTCCAGTTATTACGAACCATAAGGGCTTGAATGgatttgaaaatgttacttttgtGCCAACACCAGATTACACCTTTAATTCCACATGAACCGGAGCCCAGGCTGAGGTCTTTGGCATGCCATTGTGTTTACTGGCTTAACATTTTACTCAGTCATGGAAAATATGTatctaaataattaaaaatgaaattagaatTTTAGGTATAAAACATACTATCAGATCTTGAGATATGACACACAGTTTTTAATTCAGCAAGCCAAAGGTATGTGATGAGTAACATTTAACACTGTAACATTTAATTGCTGCGGTCACATGAAGacatcagttttaaaaaaaatccagtcgCTCCtgccattctgcataatgagcacttttaatttattgatgacataattatgtttttatttatatctatGTATCCATTTTTTTGAATGACAATATTGAAGTTTTAATGGTTTCAGCTGTAAATTTTGATGTTTAATCTTTAATGGTGATTATGTGTTGTGTAGATGTTTGACTCCATACAAATCAAATGAAGAAACCAAAATTTATGTAACCAACCACACTGGCAATCCTTAAAAAGTCTTTCGCTCAAATGTTTAAATCTTACCCTGCATTGTTTAAAGTTTATAGTGTTCATTTCTGACCGGTTTGATTATTATCTCGTGTGACGTGATGTCAGCATACTTGGCCATTTCTCATTCAAAACATCGATCTAAAACCATCCCtctgataaaaatgtcaaacagtcCCTTAAATGGCTGAAACTAAAGTTAATTCTCGGCAGAGTTTCAGGGTCTTGGTACAATACGGGGCCGCCGTGTGGCTGCGGTATCACAGGGGAGGTTTGAAGTTGACAATACCGGGAATCAGAGCCCGTCTCAGCACCTCTGTGCGCACCCCACGCCGATGTGAAACCCAACCACCGTCTCACCCACTGTCATGCACACTCATGACTGACTCTCAGTctgagtctgacacacacatatacacacacctttTTACATCATGGTGACATGAAGAAACCTCTTTCATCAGCTTCCAAAGGCTTTGGAAGAATCCATGCTTCatgagcaaataaataaatccctCCGTCACTTTGACTGACGGGGTTTGACAACGTTCACTGAAACTCTGCTTCAAacagtttcacacattcacaacactGTGAGTGGTCGGCTAACGTGTAGCTCATCGGGAACATTTTGAAGTTCTCTGCTTCGTTCAAGGACAACATAAGGTTAGTTTCTTAAAACATTTGTGCTTCTATCCCTGCTGTCTGATTTGTATTAATGATTATTGTCAGGGCTTCAGAACATGGCGGCATTGTCACTCCTCTTAAGGCTTAACAGGGCTGCGTGACTGCCTGTCCCGCTTATGGTTTTGtaacaaggaaataaaatgcaacattgGAAAACACCAGAACCAAAAACTTTCAAACTTTAACTTTCAAATTTACACATGTAACAGCAATGTAtttcagtcaaattaaaatcagaaacacactgtTAAAGTTTGCACcatatttattattcttttcttttgtcctaGAATGAGCCAACTCACTTTCTTAACTGACTCGACTTCTGAGTCCGGATGCTGTGAGGTGGTGGCAAACTCCGGTGTGCAGGTCTGTGAGGAGCATCCCAAACCCACCAGCACAGAAGAAGTGAAT
This window harbors:
- the arl2 gene encoding ADP-ribosylation factor-like protein 2, with product MGFLTILKKMKQKEREMRLLMLGLDNAGKTTILKKFNGEDVSTISPTLGFNINTLEHRGFKLNLWDVGGQKSLRSYWRNYFESTDGLVWVVDSADRLRLEDCRQELDALLLEERLAGATLLVFANKQDLPGALSKEAIREALALDKIKSHHWCIVDCSAVTGENLLAGVDWLLDDIAARIFTAD